A segment of the Cotesia glomerata isolate CgM1 linkage group LG2, MPM_Cglom_v2.3, whole genome shotgun sequence genome:
ACTATTAAGAGTACCACATGGACCATGAATCATGTTTGTtgtaacaatatcaaacagcAGTTGGTCAGTGGATGGATCTGGAATTTCCGCAGAAATGATACTATCGATTTCTTCAGGACGGATTTTGTCGATGAACCAAACCAAAATGTGTGCATGAGGTAATCCTCGCTTTTGCCACTCAACCGAATACATCCAGCAACATGTGGGACCAAATACATGTGATTTAGTAATGAAACTTATCAAAGACTTCAACTTTTGTCTGAACACACGTGCTGTAATGTCATGGCGATGTATTGCATTTTGGCCAGGCAGTAGCAAAGATGTAATCTTTGGCCATTTTGGATTACATGTGaacgtgataaataaacatggTCGTCCATATTCGCGCACGAAAGTCAGAGCATCCTGTATATATTCTTGCATATGACGTGGACTGCCTACGTACGATGATGGTAAAATGACATGGTTACCAATTTCGGCGACGTCGGCGTTGTTGTTGATAGCGTCTCACAAATGAATGTACTCTTCCGCGCGCAGCTTTTGTTGATTATATCGTAAGTATCGTAGTCGTTCGCTCTCAATCTTCGCGTACATGTCGACCATGAATTGTTGACAAAGCTCACGACATCGTAAAATGACGTTGTCCAGGCCACGTCTAATCATTAATCGGTACGCATAATAATCCTTTGAGCTAacgttcttgtttgtttcagCTCCTGTAATAtttgttcataaaaattaatttaaatttattacgttcaataatttaattgttttgttaaatgattaatgatcaaattaataatcaatgaaGTACCTGATACGGGATCTCGTTGTTTTATGTTTATGCAATATCCGTCTTGTCCCTTCCAGAATATTAGCGGATATTGGAGAGTGTCATATGAACGATGTGTGTCAGCAATGaactgaagattattatttcttctacgAATCACAATTTCTCGTGCAGCTGTACAATCGCCAACCATGATTCCAGCAACATCATCAACAACGGGTGCATTGAATCTACGAATATGCTCTCCAGCTGGTGTTTTATCAGGATTAATGACGATAGCGTGATTATCGCTTTGTAATTGGTGCATATgcgatttgaatattttcaacaactcGTTGTGCTCGTTCAAAAGAGCATCTAGCTCGCTGACGATGCGCCTGGCATAAAGTGAATCAAGGTTATTATAATCACAACGTGCATTCACGCGATTGGCAAGTGCGCTTCCGGAATCCTTGCCGCCCATAAAGTAGATTTGTAAGAATTTATGTGGTTCGTTTGGCATTGGCAACAGTGAGcccattttatgataaacttggcctCTGATTTTGAATGTAGAATTGAATTGTTGACCATTTGCATTAGTATTTCgaactatttctgttgctccgaacgatgtc
Coding sequences within it:
- the LOC123258444 gene encoding uncharacterized protein LOC123258444 — translated: MPRKRKGADLSRSTSKARNLRNSRSERTKEQIQQQNTDARVRMAQLHQEEPEDTRAERNEVRRLEQRQSRRFTVNRRRTNDQQRQQVHRAFISDSFLRLALQYEPDIEYYAHSKVVIGAMDKECPHCHALKFKNEPAGMCCASGKVQLPEIETPPEPLNGLLIGTDPDSNVFLKSIRKFNSCFQMTSFGATEIVRNTNANGQQFNSTFKIRGQVYHKMGSLLPMPNEPHKFLQIYFMGGKDSGSALANRVNARCDYNNLDSLYARRIVSELDALLNEHNELLKIFKSHMHQLQSDNHAIVINPDKTPAGEHIRRFNAPVVDDVAGIMVGDCTAAREIVIRRRNNNLQFIADTHRSYDTLQYPLIFWKGQDGYCINIKQRDPVSGAETNKNVSSKDYYAYRLMIRRGLDNVILRCRELCQQFMVDMYAKIESERLRYLRYNQQKLRAEEYIHL